The Haloplanus sp. GDY1 genomic sequence GAGAAGCCGACCGAACACTGGCTGGAACGGCTGACCGAGTACGGCTTCCCCAACGGACCGCTGAACGACGTCGCGGACGTCGTGGAGGACGAGCAGAGTTCGGCTCGCGGCCTCGTCGAGGACCACGACGACCCCGACTGGGGCGCGTGTCTCCTCCCCGGCCACCCGATCCGCTATCCGGACTACGAGACGTCGGTCGACTCGCCCGCGCCACGGCTGGGCGAACACACCGAGGCGGTCTTCGCCGACCTCGTCAGCGAGGAGCGTCTGTCCCGGTGGCGCGAGGACGGCGCGTTCGGCGACCCGGAGTGATCGTCGCTCGAACGTCACGAATGAAACATAAGTTTTAATTGTATAAGGAATGCCAACGTCATGTGTTACCTATGCGTAGGAGTGAGCTTTCCGACGCGAGCAGACGGACGTTCCTCAAGAGTGCGGGCGCCGCAGGCATCGTCGGTCTCGCCGGCTGTATGGGCGGCGGCAACGGCGGCAACGGCGGCGACGGTGACGGTGGCGGGGGTGAAGACACCGCCTCCGGCGGCGGCTCGACGGCGGGCGAAAGCGGGGGCGGCTCCGGCGGCGACGGCTGGACTCCCGACCGCAACCTCACGGTCATCGTCCCGTGGGGTGCCGGGGGCGGGACCGACACCATGACGCGCGGCATCATGCAGCCGGCCGAGGAGATCCTGCAGGAGCGGGGCGTGGACATCAGCATCCAGGTCGAGAACATCACCGGCGCCAACGGGCTGAACGGCGCCCGCCGTGTCCTGAACAGGCCGGCCGACGGGTACACCCTGTTCGCGAGCACGCAGGCGATCTCGCCGAACATCGCGCTCGACAACGCGGACTTCACGCTCGAGGAGTGGGCCGGCGTCTGTCGCGTCCAGCACGACACCAGCTGGATCTACTCCAGCGGTCGCGACGGCGTGGGACACGAGTCACTCGACTCGCTCCTGGAAAAGGCCAACGGCGAGGGAATCCAGCTCGGCGCGGTCGGCGGCGTCACCGGGGCGGCGTTCCTGATCCAGTTCGCGGAGGCGGCCGGGATCCTCGAGGGGACCCAGATCGTTCCGTACCAGGACGCGGGCCGCATGCGGACCGACATCATCTCCGGCGAGATCGACGGCGGGTTCGGCGAGATCCAGGAGATGCAGTCGGCCTACGAGGCGGGTGACGTCACGCTCCTCCTCGTCGGGACGGAGGACCCGGTGGACGACTTCCCGGACGTCGTCGCGGCCGGCGAGCGTGACTGGAGCGCGACGTACGGCGTCTCCCGAGGGTTCAATGCGAAGGCGGGGACTCCCACCGAGGCCCTGGAGTACTGGGAACAGCTGATCGAGGAGGCGATGGAGTCCGACTCCTACCAGCAGCTCGAACAGGAGACGCTCGTCTATCTCCGAGAGGGGTACCTCCCGCGGACGGAGTTCATGGACGTACTCGAGCAGAACGTCCAGCTCTTCAACGAGATGGAGGAGACGTACGAGCAGGTGCGGAGCTAGATCCGACGGACTGCTCGCCCGACATCCCCCTCCCCGCGGTCCGCGGGCACGGGCGAGTGAGGATACCACGAATGACAGAACTCAAACGACCGAGTTACGTACGCGACAACCGATCATGGTAATCAACGAACTGTTCGCCGGATTCGGCAACATCTTCACGCCGCTGAATCTGCTCATATTCGCCGGCGCGCTGGTGCTGGGGATGCTCAGCGGAGCGATTCCGGGCATGAACGGGACGATGACGGTCGTCCTCCTGATCCCGCTGACGTACGTCATGGACGCGACCACGGGCATCATGATGCTCGCGGTCATCTACGCCGGCGCGGTCTACGCGGGGTCCATCAGCGCGATCCTCTTTCGCGTCCCGGGTGCGCCCGAGGCGATCATGACGACGCTCGACGGGTACCCGATGAACCAGAAGGGAAAGCTCCGGGAGGCGATCAGCACCGCGGTGTTCTGCTCCGCGTTCGGCGGGATCGTCGGGACGGTGTTCCTGATCCTCTTCTCGCCGATGCTCTCGGAGTGGGCCTACCGAATCTCCAGCGCGGAATTCTTCGCCGTCATCCTCCTCGGATTGGCGTTGGTCACGACCATCGGCTCCGGTAACGTCACCAAGGCGTCGATGATGATGGCCGGTGGCCTGTTCATCGGCGTGATCGGGCTCGATCCGATGACGGCCCGTCCGCGGTTCACCTTCGGGAGCCAGACGCTCATGAGCGGGATCAACTTCATCCCGGTCATCCTCGGCGTGTTCGCCCTCTCCGAGGTCCTCAAACAGCTCCGTCAGGAGGGACAGATGATCGGCGGCGACGGGGGTGGAGAGATAGACATGGAGAACGCCAGTTCCGGCGGCATCTTCCCGCCCGTCGACTACATCAAGCGGTTCTCTCGGATTCTGGGGCTCAACTCCGTGCTCGGGACGTTCATCGGCGTGCTGCCGGGCGCGGGCGCGACCACCGGGGCGCTCTTCGGATACACGTTCGGCCAGCGCATCGTCCCGGAGAAGATACGGAAGCAGTTCGGAACGGGTGTTCCGGAGGGTGTCGCCGCCCCGGAGACGGCGAACAACGCCGCGTGCAGCGGTGCGTTCGTTCCCCTCCTGACGCTCGGCATCCCCGGGAGCGCGACGACGGCCGTCATCCTCGCTGCGTTCATCCTCCACGGGATCCGTCCCGGACCGGGGATGATCCAGGCGCAGGGCGAACTGGTCTACACGATCTTCGCCGCCCTCCTCCTCGCGAACGTCGGCATCCTCCTCGCGAACAAGCTGATCGTCCGCTCGTTCGTCAAGATTCGACACATCCCCGAACCGCTCCTCCTCTCTCTCATCGTGATGTTCTCGGCCATCGGAGCGTACGCGACGCGAAACATCGTCTTCGACCTGTGGGTGATGCTCGTGTCGGGGGTACTCGGCTACTACCTCGAACAGTACAACTACCCCATCGCGCCGCTCATCATCGGCCTCGTCCTGGGCCCGCTGGCCGAGCCGTCGCTGCGGCGGGCACTCATCAAGTCACAGGGTGACTTCGCGGTGTTCCTGACCCGACCCATCTCGGCGGTGCTCGTGGTGCTGTCGGTGCTCGCGTTCTTCATCCCCCTCCTCCAGGACACCGGCGCGGGGCAACGGATCGTCGACAAACTGTTCGGAGTGGAGGAGGCGAACTCATGAGTCGACCGGACCCCGACGCCGAGGAGACGAGCGGAACGGACGCGCTGGACGAACTGCAGAGCAACGAGGTACCCAACCGGTACGTCGACGGCCTGATAACGCTGGGGTTCATCGCCGGAGCGGTCTTCTTCCTGTATCTCTCCGGCGACCTCGGGGGGATCAGTGGGTCGACGTACGATCCCGGTGCGGCGTTCTGGCCGCGGGTCACGCTCGTCACCGTCCTCGTCGCCGCCGTGATCAATCTGGGACTCGTCGTCCGGCGTCTGCGCGACGGCACCGAGGACGACCCCGGCGGGATCCGCCCCTCCCTCGACGGAGCGCTCGGAGACCTGTCCGACAAGCGGACTCAGTTCGGACTGGCAGTCGTGGCCGTCCTCCTCTATCTGGCCGCGCTCACGCCGACCGGGTTCGTCGTCTCGACGCCGGTCTTCCTGTTCGTGTTCGCCTGGATCTCGGGATACCGCTCCCCGGTCAGGCTGCTTGCGTTCAGCCTGTTCACCACGCTCTTCCTGTTCGCGCTCTTCAGAACGCTCTTCAACATCTCGCTCCCGTACGGAAACGGGCCGTTCCGGGAGGTGAGCCTCTTCTTCGAGGTGCTCTTCAACGGCCTCATGCCGTAGCCCCCACCCCGCTCACACCGAAACGTATAACCGATATCGTGGTTATTCGTAACTTATGACGGATCCGATTTCGTCGTCGGGAGACGACCGCATCCTGGACGGCATCACCGTTGTCGACCTGACGACGTTCGTGACGGGGGGCTTCGCGTCGCTCATGCTGGCGAATCAGGGCGCCGAGGTGATCAAGGTGGAACGGCCGAACGTGGGCGACGACAATCGCCACTCCGGACCGCCGTTCGTCGACGCCGAGGGGTACGACGGACCCGGGACGGTCGCCGCCGAAGGGGGGGAGTCGCCCTACTTCTGGACCATCAACTACGACAAGCGAAGCGTCGAGTTGAACCTAAAAAACGACGACGCCAGGGAGGCGCTGTACGACCTGGCTGCCGAGGCGGACGTCTTCCTCGAGAACTTCCGGCCGGGAACCGCCGAGAGGCTTGGCGTCCACTACGACGAGATCAGGGAGCACAACCCCGACATCGTCTACTGTTCCATCTCGGCGTTCGGCGAATCGGGACCGTGGAGCGACCGCCCCGGCTACGACCTCCTGGTGCAGGGCACGAGCGGGATCATGGACGTGACCGGTCCCGAGGACGGCGACCCCGTCAAGGTCGGCGTTCCGCAGACCGATCTCGTCACCGCGATGTGGGCCGCCTACGGAGTCGTCGGCGCACTCTTCCGCCGGGAGCGGACGGGCTCGGGCGATCGGATCGAACTCGGGATGCACGACGCCGTGCTCCCCTGGCTCAGCAAGCAGGCCGGAAAGGTGTTCGCGGGCGGGGAGCCGACCCGCATGGGGACCAAGGACCCGGTGTTGGCCCCCTACCAGACGTACCGGACGAGCGACGGCTACCTCAACGTCGGGTGTGCGAACCAGAAACTCTGGGGGGAACTGTGCGACGCCATCGGCCGTCCCGAACTCGCCGACGACCCACGATTCGAGACGAACGCCGACCGGGTCGAACACATGGACGAACTCGAGGCCGAACTCGAGGAGACGTTCCGCGAACGAACGACCGAGGAGTGGGTGGGATATCTCGCTGACGAGAAGGGACTCCCCGTCGCCCCGGTGTTCGACGTCGAGCGCGCGCTCCACAACGAACAGACCGAAGCGCGAGACGTCGTCACGTCGGTCTCCCACCCCGCAGTCGGTGAGATTCCGGTCGTCGAACACCCGCTCAACTTCGACCGCGCCGACACCGGATTCGACGAGGCACCCCCGTTGCTCGGGGAGGACACGCGGGACGTGTTGACCGAACTCGGCTACTCCGAGGAGGAGATCGAGTCGCTCCGCGAGAGCGGCGCGATTCCCGAGAGGTAGTCCGACACCGGCCGAGAGAACTATCAGTTTCGTATATTGTCTCCATATGTTGTATGTCGGGCACACGGTGTCGGTCGTCGTCGCGAAAGCGACTCCCTCGATCCACGGCCGGTGGCAGGAGTCGATTCGATCACTTCGGACCGTGAGACGTCGGTATTCGCCCCGATGGCGACCGCAGGCGGCGTAGCAGTGAGCGGACACACCGACCGTCATCCGTGCCCCGGGAATTACGGGCATAATCCCGGACAAACGTCCGTCTTCGGCACGAACGCGGCCGTCTCGACACACTGCGGTCGCGGCGACCTCCCACCGCGCGGGACGGCGACGTCGACGCGTCGTACGGGACGAGAACATGTCGATAGAGAACTAAGACATTGAATAAACCAATATTCGTACGTTTCTGATACGGGTCGAGTACCGCCGAACGCGAGTCACGAGCGCTCGTCGTGGGTGGGGCGGGCGATCCGAACGGTCCCGACGACGCCAGTGAAAACCCTTATGTCACCGTTGGTTCTCAGTCCACGGAATGGAGGACACGATTCAATCGGTGGAGCGGTCCTTCGAGCTGATCGACGCCCTCCTCGAGCTGGACGGTGCGGGCGTCACGGAACTCGCGGAGCACCTGAACATCTCGGCGAGCGGGACGTACAAGCACCTCACCACCCTTCGGGAACTCGGCTACCTCGAGAAACGCGACGGAACGTACGAGGTGTCGTACGAGCTGTTCAGTTTCGGGGCGCGGGTGCGACGGCGAGAACCGCTCTACGAGGTGGGTCGGGAACCGCTCGACCAGTTGGCCCGTGTCACCTACACGCGGACCAACCTCTACGTCCGAGAGCGTCAGCACGCGGTCTGTCTCTACAGCACGTTCGGCGGACAGGACGGCAGTACGGAGTCGACGGAGGGAAGAGCTATCGCTCTGGAGGACAGCGCCGTCGGTCGAGTCATGCGCTCCCACGGGGAGAACCGGGACGTGCCCCGGGAGTGGGCGGACGGGCCGGAGAGCGGCCTGACGGTCGTCGACGATCACCAGGTCGGGATCGAGACCGAGGACGAACGCCGGCGTATCGCGGTCGAGATCGGCGGCTCCGATCGCGTGCGGGGATCGATAGAGGTACTCGCACCGATCGATCAGATCGAAGGACGACTCGTGGACGAGGACATACTCAGCATGATGGTCAGTACGGCCGAAACCATCGAAAGCCGGTTGTGAGGCCGGGTGCCGTCTCGTTCCCGGCACCGATTCCGCCCGCCGGTGTGTACGTGCGTCACCAGCGAGCGAAGCTCCCGTCCTCGTGGCGCCACAGCGGGAACTGGAAGTCGATATCCATCTTCGAGCGCTGACGGACGAACTCCTCGTCGATGTCGATGCCGAGACCGGGGCCGGACGACAGGGTCACGTACCCATCGTCGTAGTCGAACGGCCGTCCGTCCAGCAACTGGTGAAAGAGCGACTCCTCTGAGGCACCGATCACGTTGAAGGGCGTCTGCTGGACGGAGACGTTCGGCGCGGACAGTCCGAGGTGGAGACAGGCGGCGTAGGAGATCGGGCCGGTGGGACTGTGAGGGGCCACGGTCACGTCGTACGCCTCGGGGAGGCTCGCGATCTTGTTCACGGCGGTGATCCCTCCGGCGTGCGACGGCGACGGCTGGATCACGTCGACCACGCCGCTGCCGAGGAGGTCGGCGAACGCCTTGTGCGTGTACATCCGGCCCCCGGTCGCGAGCGGGATGCTCGTATCGACGTGCCGGAGCTGGTCGTTGTACTCGGGGAGAACGGGCTCCTCGATGAACATCGGCTCGTGGGGCTCGAGCGCGTCTGCGAGGCGTTCGACCATGGCGGGGGTGACCCGGCCGTGGAAGTCCACGGCGACGTCGACGTCGTCGCCCACCTCGTCTCTGACCGCCGCGAACTGCGCTCTCGTCCGGTCGACCATCGCCGGCGGTTCGATGTCCCGCGTCCGCAGCGGGGCGTTGATCTTGAGGGCGGTGACGCCCAGGTCGTGCAGGGTCGACGCCCGGTCCTGCAGGTCCCTCGACGGGTTCTCCTCGACGAACTGCTCGCCGACGGTCGTGTAGACGCGCAGCCGGTCCCGGACCCGCCCACCGAGGAACTCGTAGACGGGCAGGTCGTACTGCTTGCCCTTGATGTCCCACAGCGCGTGATCGATTCCCGAGATCGCGGTCATCAGGATCGGGCCACCGTAGTAGAACCCTCCGTAGTACATCCTCTCCCAGAGGTCGTTGATCTCCAGCGGATCCTCACCGACGACGAAGGCGTCCATCAGGAACTCGCAAGCCGCCTTCACGATGTTGGAGTACGCGCCCATCGTCGGCTCACCCCACCCCACGATGCCGGTGTCGGTTTCGACGCGGAGGCACACCAGTCTGGGAGGGAGCTTGAACAGCTCGTAATCCGTGACGGTGACCATGTTACCACATCCCGGAGAGCCATGGAATAGCCTTTCGGGTCGGTGGACGGCGCCGCTCTCGGGGGGTCCCGGGCGGTCCCCGGCGGTGAGCGGAGCCTCACCCGCGAAC encodes the following:
- a CDS encoding tripartite tricarboxylate transporter substrate-binding protein encodes the protein MRRSELSDASRRTFLKSAGAAGIVGLAGCMGGGNGGNGGDGDGGGGEDTASGGGSTAGESGGGSGGDGWTPDRNLTVIVPWGAGGGTDTMTRGIMQPAEEILQERGVDISIQVENITGANGLNGARRVLNRPADGYTLFASTQAISPNIALDNADFTLEEWAGVCRVQHDTSWIYSSGRDGVGHESLDSLLEKANGEGIQLGAVGGVTGAAFLIQFAEAAGILEGTQIVPYQDAGRMRTDIISGEIDGGFGEIQEMQSAYEAGDVTLLLVGTEDPVDDFPDVVAAGERDWSATYGVSRGFNAKAGTPTEALEYWEQLIEEAMESDSYQQLEQETLVYLREGYLPRTEFMDVLEQNVQLFNEMEETYEQVRS
- a CDS encoding tripartite tricarboxylate transporter permease, whose translation is MVINELFAGFGNIFTPLNLLIFAGALVLGMLSGAIPGMNGTMTVVLLIPLTYVMDATTGIMMLAVIYAGAVYAGSISAILFRVPGAPEAIMTTLDGYPMNQKGKLREAISTAVFCSAFGGIVGTVFLILFSPMLSEWAYRISSAEFFAVILLGLALVTTIGSGNVTKASMMMAGGLFIGVIGLDPMTARPRFTFGSQTLMSGINFIPVILGVFALSEVLKQLRQEGQMIGGDGGGEIDMENASSGGIFPPVDYIKRFSRILGLNSVLGTFIGVLPGAGATTGALFGYTFGQRIVPEKIRKQFGTGVPEGVAAPETANNAACSGAFVPLLTLGIPGSATTAVILAAFILHGIRPGPGMIQAQGELVYTIFAALLLANVGILLANKLIVRSFVKIRHIPEPLLLSLIVMFSAIGAYATRNIVFDLWVMLVSGVLGYYLEQYNYPIAPLIIGLVLGPLAEPSLRRALIKSQGDFAVFLTRPISAVLVVLSVLAFFIPLLQDTGAGQRIVDKLFGVEEANS
- a CDS encoding tripartite tricarboxylate transporter TctB family protein → MSRPDPDAEETSGTDALDELQSNEVPNRYVDGLITLGFIAGAVFFLYLSGDLGGISGSTYDPGAAFWPRVTLVTVLVAAVINLGLVVRRLRDGTEDDPGGIRPSLDGALGDLSDKRTQFGLAVVAVLLYLAALTPTGFVVSTPVFLFVFAWISGYRSPVRLLAFSLFTTLFLFALFRTLFNISLPYGNGPFREVSLFFEVLFNGLMP
- a CDS encoding CaiB/BaiF CoA transferase family protein, with product MTDPISSSGDDRILDGITVVDLTTFVTGGFASLMLANQGAEVIKVERPNVGDDNRHSGPPFVDAEGYDGPGTVAAEGGESPYFWTINYDKRSVELNLKNDDAREALYDLAAEADVFLENFRPGTAERLGVHYDEIREHNPDIVYCSISAFGESGPWSDRPGYDLLVQGTSGIMDVTGPEDGDPVKVGVPQTDLVTAMWAAYGVVGALFRRERTGSGDRIELGMHDAVLPWLSKQAGKVFAGGEPTRMGTKDPVLAPYQTYRTSDGYLNVGCANQKLWGELCDAIGRPELADDPRFETNADRVEHMDELEAELEETFRERTTEEWVGYLADEKGLPVAPVFDVERALHNEQTEARDVVTSVSHPAVGEIPVVEHPLNFDRADTGFDEAPPLLGEDTRDVLTELGYSEEEIESLRESGAIPER
- a CDS encoding IclR family transcriptional regulator, giving the protein MEDTIQSVERSFELIDALLELDGAGVTELAEHLNISASGTYKHLTTLRELGYLEKRDGTYEVSYELFSFGARVRRREPLYEVGREPLDQLARVTYTRTNLYVRERQHAVCLYSTFGGQDGSTESTEGRAIALEDSAVGRVMRSHGENRDVPREWADGPESGLTVVDDHQVGIETEDERRRIAVEIGGSDRVRGSIEVLAPIDQIEGRLVDEDILSMMVSTAETIESRL
- the dgoD gene encoding galactonate dehydratase is translated as MVTVTDYELFKLPPRLVCLRVETDTGIVGWGEPTMGAYSNIVKAACEFLMDAFVVGEDPLEINDLWERMYYGGFYYGGPILMTAISGIDHALWDIKGKQYDLPVYEFLGGRVRDRLRVYTTVGEQFVEENPSRDLQDRASTLHDLGVTALKINAPLRTRDIEPPAMVDRTRAQFAAVRDEVGDDVDVAVDFHGRVTPAMVERLADALEPHEPMFIEEPVLPEYNDQLRHVDTSIPLATGGRMYTHKAFADLLGSGVVDVIQPSPSHAGGITAVNKIASLPEAYDVTVAPHSPTGPISYAACLHLGLSAPNVSVQQTPFNVIGASEESLFHQLLDGRPFDYDDGYVTLSSGPGLGIDIDEEFVRQRSKMDIDFQFPLWRHEDGSFARW